One genomic segment of Prochlorococcus marinus str. MIT 0919 includes these proteins:
- a CDS encoding SDR family oxidoreductase: protein MKIAISGASGKTGYRIAEEAIKNNYKVLLLIRAGSVLPESLLSEEKVEISIFSKESLDQALQNCDSLIIATGARPSIDLTGPCKIDARGVSNQVESCKRVGIKRIILVSSLCTGRLIHPLNLFGFILLFKAIGEKALQKSGLDWTIIRPGGLNEQEDNLKNLSILYTEANTQEEGYIPRRLVAKSCIEALKTQESINQIIEITSSKDIKNISMKQAIQSFQG from the coding sequence ATGAAAATAGCAATCAGTGGAGCATCGGGAAAAACTGGATATAGAATTGCGGAAGAAGCAATAAAGAATAATTACAAGGTTTTATTATTAATTAGAGCTGGATCTGTATTGCCAGAATCCCTGCTTTCAGAAGAGAAAGTAGAAATTTCAATCTTTTCGAAAGAATCATTAGATCAAGCTCTTCAAAATTGCGATTCACTCATTATCGCAACAGGTGCTAGACCTAGCATAGACCTTACCGGTCCATGCAAGATTGACGCTAGAGGGGTTTCAAATCAAGTAGAAAGTTGTAAAAGGGTAGGGATTAAGAGAATTATTTTGGTTAGCTCATTATGTACCGGAAGGTTAATACATCCTTTAAATCTCTTTGGATTCATCCTCTTGTTCAAAGCCATAGGAGAGAAAGCATTACAAAAGAGCGGATTAGACTGGACGATTATTAGGCCTGGAGGATTAAACGAACAAGAAGATAATTTAAAGAATCTATCAATTTTATATACTGAAGCAAATACTCAAGAAGAGGGATATATACCTAGGAGACTAGTTGCTAAGAGTTGTATAGAAGCACTAAAAACTCAGGAATCAATAAATCAAATTATTGAGATTACAAGCTCAAAGGATATAAAGAATATTTCAATGAAGCAGGCCATACAATCATTTCAAGGATAA